The following are from one region of the Mycolicibacterium diernhoferi genome:
- a CDS encoding class I SAM-dependent DNA methyltransferase — MNTTPYNVPEAFDAGADSYDELVGANPGYHEHLRLSARRMELPGGGRGLRLLDIGCGTGASTAALLTAAPHAEIVAVDGSAGMLARARAKDWPAGVSFVQSRAEDLRSCGVHGPFDGILAAYLVRNLPDPDPVLRELRGLLAPNGVFAAHEYSVRDSRRATAIWNAVCWAVIIPAGRIRTGDAALYRYLRRSVTGFDGAMQFRDRLQRNGFIDVRSVSMPGWQSGIVHTFLGRAAA; from the coding sequence ATGAACACCACCCCGTACAACGTCCCGGAGGCCTTCGACGCGGGCGCCGATTCCTACGACGAGCTGGTCGGCGCCAACCCCGGCTACCACGAGCACCTCCGGTTGTCCGCCCGGCGGATGGAACTCCCCGGCGGCGGTCGCGGGCTGCGACTGCTGGACATCGGCTGCGGCACAGGCGCTTCGACCGCCGCCCTGCTGACCGCAGCGCCGCACGCCGAGATCGTCGCCGTCGACGGGTCGGCCGGCATGCTGGCCCGGGCCCGGGCGAAGGACTGGCCCGCGGGGGTGTCCTTCGTGCAGAGCCGGGCCGAGGATCTGCGGTCCTGCGGGGTGCACGGCCCGTTCGACGGCATCCTGGCCGCCTATCTGGTGCGTAATCTGCCCGACCCCGACCCGGTGTTACGGGAGCTTCGCGGGCTGCTCGCACCCAACGGGGTCTTCGCCGCGCACGAGTATTCGGTGCGCGACTCCCGCCGGGCCACCGCGATCTGGAATGCGGTCTGCTGGGCCGTCATCATCCCGGCCGGCCGGATCCGCACCGGCGATGCCGCGCTGTACCGCTACCTGCGCCGCAGCGTCACCGGATTCGACGGTGCGATGCAGTTCCGGGACCGGCTGCAGCGCAACGGTTTCATCGATGTCCGCAGTGTCAGCATGCCCGGATGGCAGAGCGGGATCGTGCACACCTTCCTCGGCAGGGCGGCAGCATGA
- a CDS encoding NIPSNAP family protein: protein MLQLRIYTLRSRQALQLYAGIHWTRHVETFAAFGIATEGVWTEQSGGANRLVALIRYPAGADPDELTRVVMGSPEFASDMAGFDVGAITDVQSVLLEPRSLP from the coding sequence ATGCTGCAGCTCAGGATCTACACCCTGCGATCGCGGCAAGCGCTACAGCTGTACGCGGGTATCCACTGGACACGGCATGTGGAAACCTTCGCGGCGTTCGGCATCGCCACCGAAGGTGTCTGGACGGAGCAGTCCGGCGGTGCGAACCGCCTCGTCGCGCTGATTCGGTACCCGGCCGGCGCCGACCCGGACGAACTCACCCGCGTCGTCATGGGCAGTCCTGAATTCGCTTCGGACATGGCCGGTTTCGATGTTGGTGCGATCACCGACGTGCAGTCGGTGCTCCTCGAACCCAGGAGTCTGCCATGA
- a CDS encoding DUF4267 domain-containing protein has protein sequence MTAIAYILAGLIGAAIIVIGARFLIAPGAAAAGYGVQSDVVDRSVLAYMRVKGVRDIASGLIVLILMAAGAPHLLGWVLLAATIIPIADLAIVLGAGGPKSIAWGVHGLTAVVMLVAAGLLLMS, from the coding sequence ATGACCGCCATCGCCTACATCCTCGCCGGTCTCATCGGCGCAGCCATCATCGTCATCGGGGCACGATTCCTCATCGCACCCGGCGCCGCGGCCGCCGGTTACGGCGTCCAGTCCGACGTGGTTGATCGGTCCGTCCTGGCCTATATGAGGGTCAAGGGTGTCCGCGACATCGCGTCCGGGCTGATCGTCCTCATCCTGATGGCCGCGGGCGCACCGCATCTGCTGGGCTGGGTGCTCCTGGCGGCCACCATCATCCCGATCGCCGACCTGGCCATCGTGCTCGGTGCCGGCGGCCCGAAGTCCATCGCGTGGGGAGTGCACGGCCTCACTGCCGTCGTCATGCTGGTGGCGGCCGGGCTCCTGTTGATGTCGTGA
- a CDS encoding lycopene cyclase domain-containing protein — MDAYHYLILMGSCLVLTAPLEVFGDGVYRQLRRTAAAILPVAAVFVLWDLLAILGDVWSYNPQYVTGFHIGVFPVEELLFFIVIPLCGLLTYSAVSTILAWLARRRSDQEVNR; from the coding sequence ATCGACGCCTATCACTACCTGATCCTGATGGGCTCCTGCCTGGTTCTCACCGCCCCGCTGGAGGTGTTCGGGGACGGCGTCTACCGCCAGCTGCGCCGTACCGCCGCGGCGATCCTGCCGGTGGCGGCCGTGTTCGTGCTGTGGGACCTGCTGGCGATCCTCGGCGATGTCTGGTCCTACAACCCGCAGTACGTCACCGGCTTTCACATCGGGGTGTTCCCGGTGGAGGAACTTTTGTTCTTCATCGTCATCCCGTTGTGCGGGCTACTCACCTACTCCGCGGTGAGCACCATCCTGGCCTGGCTGGCCCGGCGCCGCTCCGATCAGGAGGTGAACCGGTGA
- the rnhA gene encoding ribonuclease HI: MSSTEDPVIIHTDGGCRPNPGPGGWGAVLRHREHVREMCGGEPGETSNNRMELMAPIMALEALKRPMLVHLHTDSTYVRNGITKWVFGWERNGWLTAAKQPVKNVDLWQRLQAASAQHRVEWFWVKGHSGIADNELADVLATRGLQQALAL, from the coding sequence ATGAGCTCCACCGAGGACCCCGTCATCATCCACACCGACGGGGGCTGCCGCCCGAATCCGGGGCCCGGCGGCTGGGGCGCGGTGTTGCGCCACCGCGAACATGTCCGCGAAATGTGCGGCGGAGAACCCGGCGAGACCAGTAACAACCGGATGGAACTGATGGCGCCGATCATGGCGCTGGAGGCACTCAAACGCCCGATGCTCGTGCATCTGCACACCGACAGCACCTACGTGCGCAACGGCATCACCAAATGGGTGTTCGGTTGGGAGCGCAACGGCTGGCTGACCGCCGCCAAGCAGCCGGTGAAGAATGTCGATCTCTGGCAGCGGCTTCAAGCTGCGTCCGCACAGCACCGGGTCGAATGGTTCTGGGTCAAGGGGCATTCGGGGATCGCGGACAACGAGCTGGCCGATGTGCTGGCCACCCGGGGTCTGCAGCAAGCACTCGCCCTCTGA
- a CDS encoding DUF5914 domain-containing protein, producing the protein MKAWPFQLLPRIQWSRQTPTHRQAAPSVIAAALARSQSRPSGNWFVLGASSDVGRKPFGARVAGAEVVCWRDDDGALHAGPARCPHLGADLSTGVVDRGQLVCPWHGLRFTGRSRPDWPALPTVDDGVLVWVRLDRIGGEPPTDAPVLSARPGKPWIVAVTSLSGTCEPVDIVGNRMDPWHGGWFHPYSFTRLEVLSAPAEDPDLPEQEDRFLVAVTFRMGRFGVPVIAEFTSPEPRTLTMRIIDGEGRGSVVETHATPNGTGPDGRPRSTVIEAVIAHSDRPGFARAVPAQSLIRPFMRHAAHRLWRDDLRYAERLQEVSRQDADGVADLLLPPDGVSEGDPRSSR; encoded by the coding sequence ATGAAGGCGTGGCCGTTCCAGTTGCTCCCCCGCATCCAGTGGAGCAGGCAGACTCCGACGCACCGTCAGGCGGCGCCCTCGGTGATCGCCGCCGCACTGGCCCGCTCGCAGAGCCGGCCGAGCGGGAATTGGTTTGTGCTGGGGGCGAGTTCGGATGTCGGCCGTAAGCCCTTCGGGGCGCGGGTGGCCGGGGCCGAGGTGGTGTGCTGGCGTGACGACGACGGGGCCCTGCACGCCGGTCCGGCCAGGTGTCCGCACCTGGGCGCGGACTTGAGCACCGGGGTGGTGGATCGTGGGCAGCTGGTCTGCCCGTGGCACGGGTTGCGGTTCACCGGCCGGTCCCGCCCGGACTGGCCGGCGCTGCCCACCGTCGATGACGGCGTGCTGGTGTGGGTTCGGCTGGATCGGATCGGGGGTGAGCCGCCCACCGACGCCCCGGTGCTGTCGGCCCGGCCGGGTAAACCGTGGATTGTGGCGGTCACCAGCCTGTCCGGCACATGCGAGCCGGTCGATATCGTCGGCAACCGGATGGATCCGTGGCATGGCGGGTGGTTTCACCCGTACTCCTTCACCCGGCTGGAGGTGTTGAGCGCGCCTGCCGAGGATCCCGACCTGCCCGAGCAGGAGGACCGCTTCCTCGTCGCGGTGACATTCCGGATGGGGCGCTTCGGGGTGCCGGTGATCGCCGAGTTCACCAGCCCGGAGCCGCGCACCCTGACCATGCGGATCATCGACGGCGAGGGCCGCGGCAGTGTGGTGGAAACGCACGCCACCCCCAATGGCACCGGGCCTGACGGGCGGCCGCGCAGCACGGTGATCGAGGCGGTCATCGCGCATTCCGACCGTCCGGGGTTTGCCCGCGCAGTCCCGGCGCAGTCGCTGATCAGGCCGTTCATGCGGCATGCGGCGCACCGGCTGTGGCGTGACGACCTGAGATACGCGGAGCGGTTACAGGAGGTGAGCCGTCAGGATGCCGACGGCGTGGCCGACCTGCTGCTACCGCCCGACGGTGTCAGCGAAGGTGATCCTCGCAGTTCGAGGTGA
- a CDS encoding GGDEF domain-containing protein: protein MTVATPASGWSVRANHYEWITDYLSERGATGAVRAVMAGVAVSFAICLVVLLRSVDGPPAGAPLIMMWLAIIGGLASAAVWVLSWPTRRQSVVIALLAMGSVALACLAYPDPQGALTGCIAFATTAAYIAFFHSTALVILNFVVAASVAVVAASRIAQSGHLALAAVDLFLVAQINIVMPVAIHLLVRALGADLERAGRDPLTGLLNRRLFQRRVPRMVHDRNVAPGDHLVVAMIDLDEFKRLNDTYGHQVGDDALVAVGRALRRAVADTPAVIARSGGEEFVVAAVYETADPRALARRVCEGIAALPMSVTASVGTASAPIRSLRSPSVHLGSYVESLVADADEAMYAAKRAGGNRHSHYCGY, encoded by the coding sequence ATGACGGTGGCCACTCCTGCTTCCGGGTGGTCGGTTCGCGCGAACCACTACGAATGGATCACCGACTACCTGTCCGAACGCGGAGCGACCGGCGCCGTGCGCGCGGTGATGGCCGGGGTCGCGGTCTCGTTCGCGATATGCCTGGTCGTGCTGCTGCGCAGCGTGGACGGCCCGCCCGCCGGCGCGCCGTTGATCATGATGTGGCTCGCCATCATCGGCGGCCTCGCGAGCGCCGCCGTGTGGGTGCTGTCCTGGCCCACCCGGCGCCAGTCGGTGGTCATCGCCCTGCTCGCCATGGGGTCGGTCGCGTTGGCGTGCCTGGCGTACCCGGATCCGCAGGGCGCGCTGACCGGCTGCATCGCATTCGCCACCACGGCCGCCTACATCGCGTTCTTCCACTCCACCGCGCTGGTCATTCTCAACTTCGTGGTGGCGGCCTCGGTGGCGGTGGTCGCGGCGTCCCGCATCGCCCAGTCCGGGCACCTCGCGCTCGCGGCCGTGGACCTGTTCCTCGTCGCGCAGATCAACATCGTCATGCCGGTCGCCATCCACCTGCTCGTCCGCGCGTTGGGTGCGGACCTCGAACGAGCCGGCCGGGACCCGCTGACCGGGCTGCTGAACCGGCGGTTGTTCCAGCGCCGGGTGCCCCGGATGGTGCACGACCGCAACGTTGCGCCCGGCGATCACCTCGTTGTCGCGATGATCGATCTCGACGAGTTCAAGCGGCTCAATGACACCTACGGCCACCAGGTCGGCGACGACGCGCTGGTGGCCGTCGGCCGGGCGCTCAGGCGCGCTGTCGCCGACACCCCTGCGGTGATCGCGCGAAGCGGCGGCGAGGAATTCGTGGTCGCGGCCGTTTACGAGACCGCCGATCCCCGGGCGCTGGCCCGGCGGGTGTGTGAAGGCATCGCCGCGCTCCCGATGTCGGTCACCGCCAGCGTGGGCACCGCATCGGCGCCCATCCGGAGTTTGCGCAGCCCGTCGGTGCATCTCGGGTCGTATGTCGAGAGCCTGGTGGCGGATGCCGACGAGGCGATGTACGCGGCCAAGCGCGCGGGCGGCAACCGGCACAGCCACTATTGCGGGTACTGA
- a CDS encoding lycopene cyclase domain-containing protein, producing MTGLGYTLPAVIAVLVVIVWELRVLHTGLFRRPAYWVSIAIVLGFQVLVDGWLTKLSAPIVLYNEQHSTGIRFPWDIPIEDFLFGWAMITAVLLLWVRSGNRRGAA from the coding sequence GTGACCGGCCTCGGCTACACCCTGCCGGCGGTGATCGCGGTGCTGGTGGTCATCGTCTGGGAGTTGCGGGTGCTGCACACCGGACTGTTCCGCCGGCCGGCGTACTGGGTGTCGATCGCGATCGTGCTCGGATTCCAGGTGCTCGTCGACGGTTGGCTGACCAAGCTGAGCGCACCGATCGTGCTGTACAACGAACAGCACTCCACCGGTATCCGGTTTCCCTGGGACATCCCCATCGAGGATTTCCTGTTCGGCTGGGCGATGATCACCGCGGTGCTGCTGCTGTGGGTGCGGTCGGGGAACCGGCGGGGCGCCGCATGA
- a CDS encoding DUF1772 domain-containing protein, producing the protein MDIDLLVRGTALVAVLSTAVVYGTDVFCAVVLRPALAAVDDDALVAVMGHVHRYGDKRMPVPGALGILAAAAATVLAAMAGHWAQTIAAGVALVLLIIWIGLYTQVSAPINRELTEAAHVGRSLPNGRALQDKWDGIIGVRALLQGLAVVALCVALAL; encoded by the coding sequence ATGGACATCGACCTGCTTGTTCGGGGCACGGCACTGGTCGCAGTGCTGAGCACCGCGGTGGTCTACGGCACCGACGTGTTCTGCGCGGTCGTGCTGCGGCCGGCCCTGGCCGCGGTCGACGACGACGCACTGGTCGCGGTCATGGGGCACGTGCATCGCTACGGTGACAAACGGATGCCCGTTCCGGGTGCCCTCGGGATCCTGGCCGCCGCGGCCGCGACGGTGCTGGCCGCGATGGCCGGGCACTGGGCGCAGACGATTGCGGCGGGCGTCGCGCTGGTTCTGCTGATCATCTGGATCGGGCTCTACACGCAGGTGAGCGCGCCCATCAACCGGGAACTGACCGAAGCCGCGCACGTCGGCCGGTCATTGCCGAACGGCCGTGCGCTGCAGGATAAGTGGGACGGCATCATCGGGGTACGCGCGCTGCTGCAAGGTCTGGCCGTGGTGGCCCTGTGCGTGGCACTGGCCCTCTGA
- a CDS encoding FAD-dependent oxidoreductase, which produces MTDHRRVLHPATPGLPHAAYLAARPTVAVVGAGIAGLAAATALAERGVQVHLYEREPHLGGRVAGWTETLPDGTPTAMNRGFHAFFRQYYNLRNMLRRIDTDLDMFVPLDDYPLVDGDGRRDTFRGLPRTPPFNAMAFALRSPTFRVRDLMHLDAKAAAPLAKVSVPQTYWQLDEQDAESFLQDINFPVAARHLAFEVFSRSFFTRPEALSAAELATMFHIYFLGSSEGLVFDVATSNFDVALWRPLERYLRRHDVQVRTGTAVHSVTADGTGFVVTDGSGGTVRADGVVIAAEVPGLQRIVADSPGLGDPEWRYRIGELGSAAPFVVRRLWLDRPVLADRPAFLGTGGLPPLDNISVLNRYEAEATSWAQRTGGAVVELHAYSVTEDSAGLRAQLDARLHELYPETAGAGVVHEVTLCHSDCPRLGPGDFARRPTVRTPQEGLVLAGDGIRIDLPVALMERAATTGLAAANALLDRFGVRGHDMYTVPVRGRSAVLRRLAGRADRSDGRVWA; this is translated from the coding sequence ATGACCGATCACCGCAGAGTGCTGCATCCGGCCACACCGGGTCTCCCGCACGCCGCATATCTTGCGGCCCGCCCGACGGTGGCCGTCGTCGGCGCGGGTATCGCCGGCCTGGCGGCAGCGACCGCGCTGGCCGAGCGGGGCGTGCAGGTGCATCTGTACGAACGCGAACCTCATCTGGGTGGACGCGTCGCCGGGTGGACCGAGACGCTGCCCGACGGCACACCCACCGCCATGAACCGCGGCTTCCACGCGTTCTTCCGCCAGTACTACAACCTGCGGAACATGTTGCGCCGCATCGACACCGATCTGGATATGTTCGTCCCACTGGACGACTACCCGCTGGTCGACGGGGACGGGCGCCGCGACACCTTCCGCGGGTTGCCGCGCACACCGCCGTTCAATGCGATGGCGTTCGCGCTGCGCAGCCCGACCTTCCGGGTGCGCGACCTGATGCATCTGGACGCGAAGGCCGCGGCACCACTGGCGAAGGTGTCGGTGCCGCAGACCTACTGGCAGCTCGATGAACAGGACGCCGAGTCATTCCTGCAGGACATCAACTTCCCGGTGGCCGCCCGGCACCTGGCGTTCGAGGTGTTCTCCCGGAGCTTCTTCACCCGGCCCGAAGCGCTGTCGGCTGCCGAGCTGGCCACCATGTTCCACATCTACTTCCTGGGCTCCAGCGAGGGCCTGGTGTTCGACGTGGCCACCTCGAATTTCGATGTGGCCCTCTGGCGTCCGCTTGAACGGTACCTGCGCCGGCATGACGTGCAGGTACGAACCGGCACGGCTGTGCACAGCGTGACGGCCGACGGCACCGGATTCGTGGTCACCGACGGGTCCGGCGGCACGGTGCGTGCCGACGGCGTGGTGATCGCGGCCGAGGTGCCGGGCCTGCAGCGCATCGTCGCGGACTCACCGGGACTCGGGGACCCCGAATGGCGTTACCGGATCGGCGAACTCGGTTCGGCGGCGCCGTTCGTGGTGCGCCGGTTGTGGCTGGACCGCCCGGTGCTGGCCGACCGGCCGGCCTTCCTGGGCACGGGCGGGCTGCCACCGCTGGACAACATCAGCGTGCTGAACCGGTACGAGGCGGAGGCCACGAGTTGGGCGCAGCGCACCGGGGGCGCGGTGGTGGAGTTGCACGCCTACTCGGTCACCGAGGACAGCGCGGGCCTGCGGGCACAACTCGACGCCCGGCTGCACGAGCTCTATCCGGAGACGGCCGGGGCCGGCGTGGTGCACGAGGTGACGCTGTGCCACAGCGATTGCCCGCGGCTGGGTCCCGGTGATTTCGCCCGCCGACCGACCGTGCGGACCCCACAGGAGGGCTTGGTGCTCGCGGGTGACGGGATCCGGATCGACCTGCCGGTGGCGCTGATGGAACGCGCCGCCACCACCGGATTGGCGGCGGCGAACGCGTTGCTCGACCGGTTCGGCGTGCGGGGGCACGATATGTACACGGTGCCGGTGCGGGGGCGGTCGGCGGTGTTGCGCCGGTTGGCCGGCCGGGCCGACCGCAGTGACGGGCGGGTGTGGGCATGA
- a CDS encoding TetR/AcrR family transcriptional regulator: MSRAEAAAATRRALLDEAAALLDAGGPAAVTLREVGARVGVSRGAPYGHFADKETLLAAVAAEGWQRIGDEMQRLRGDSGLSPEQTLRAALLIVIAVSRERPHLYQLMFSRPLRDPGAIVRAAQRTCDEFLGIVAAVTGEDEASRHAAVLLTAAHGAAGLENSGLLDTDKWQTTADELIDLLLATTVRG, from the coding sequence ATGAGCCGCGCCGAGGCGGCCGCTGCGACGCGCCGTGCACTGCTCGACGAAGCCGCAGCTCTGCTGGATGCCGGCGGCCCGGCGGCGGTGACGCTGCGCGAGGTCGGCGCGCGGGTGGGCGTCAGTCGCGGTGCGCCGTATGGCCATTTCGCCGACAAGGAGACCCTGCTGGCGGCGGTCGCGGCCGAAGGGTGGCAGCGAATCGGCGACGAAATGCAAAGGCTGCGAGGCGATTCCGGGCTCTCGCCTGAGCAGACCCTACGCGCGGCATTGCTCATCGTCATCGCCGTCAGCCGCGAGCGCCCGCATCTGTATCAGCTGATGTTCAGTCGGCCTCTTCGTGATCCCGGGGCCATCGTTCGCGCAGCGCAGCGCACATGCGACGAGTTTCTCGGCATCGTCGCCGCGGTCACGGGGGAGGACGAGGCCAGTCGCCATGCGGCCGTTCTATTGACCGCTGCCCATGGTGCCGCCGGCCTGGAAAACAGTGGGCTACTCGACACGGACAAATGGCAGACCACCGCCGACGAACTCATCGATCTACTGCTCGCGACGACTGTTCGCGGCTGA
- a CDS encoding VOC family protein produces the protein MALAVDELQIADPADAWIEAGFSLSDGVVRVGGVGLRLVGRERGAGIVGWSLSGLPSDDPIDGIPTTASQAQATVPDRHANGVTSIDHVVLFSPDLGRTVAALAAVGADPRRERDGELGGRPIRQIFFRLGEVILEVVGSPDSASDGPSTLWGVTFTVADIDATAAFFGDRTSPVKDAVQPGRRITTLDNRALGMSVRTAMIS, from the coding sequence ATGGCCCTCGCCGTTGATGAACTACAGATCGCCGACCCGGCGGACGCCTGGATCGAGGCCGGTTTCAGCCTCAGCGACGGGGTGGTGCGGGTCGGCGGCGTCGGCCTTCGGCTGGTGGGGCGCGAGCGGGGCGCCGGCATCGTCGGGTGGTCGCTGTCAGGGTTGCCGTCCGACGATCCGATCGACGGTATTCCGACGACAGCGTCGCAGGCGCAGGCGACCGTTCCGGACCGGCACGCCAATGGAGTGACGTCGATCGATCACGTCGTGCTGTTCTCGCCGGACCTGGGACGCACCGTGGCGGCGCTGGCCGCCGTGGGGGCGGACCCGCGCCGGGAACGCGACGGCGAACTCGGCGGGCGGCCCATCCGGCAGATCTTCTTCCGGCTCGGCGAGGTGATCCTGGAGGTGGTCGGCTCCCCCGACTCGGCCTCCGACGGCCCCTCGACGTTGTGGGGCGTCACGTTCACCGTCGCCGACATCGATGCGACGGCCGCCTTCTTCGGTGACCGCACCTCGCCGGTCAAGGACGCCGTGCAGCCGGGCCGCCGGATCACCACGCTGGACAACCGGGCACTCGGGATGTCGGTCCGCACGGCGATGATCTCGTGA
- a CDS encoding TetR/AcrR family transcriptional regulator, translating to MASENRRERERTARRTLIITTARRIAEAEGWDAVTTRRLSAEIEYSQPVLYKHFTGMEQIADAVAIDGFRELAEAIRATPAVTGDALSRAAQAYLDFARAHPAVYDAMFTRATALHFAAEDTPPDLKSAFAELRQAVGLVAGDQDTDALTEVFWAALHGLVALSRAGRLRPGHEAQRLRLLVEQFSREQSSRAVDR from the coding sequence ATGGCCTCGGAGAATCGACGCGAGCGGGAGCGAACCGCCCGCAGAACGCTGATCATCACGACCGCCCGCAGGATCGCGGAGGCCGAGGGCTGGGACGCCGTCACCACCCGGCGGCTGTCCGCGGAGATCGAGTACAGCCAACCGGTGCTGTACAAGCACTTCACCGGCATGGAGCAGATCGCCGACGCGGTCGCCATCGACGGCTTCCGTGAGCTCGCCGAGGCGATCCGCGCCACCCCCGCCGTCACCGGCGACGCCCTGTCCCGGGCCGCGCAGGCCTATCTCGATTTCGCCCGCGCCCACCCGGCGGTGTATGACGCGATGTTCACCCGGGCCACTGCCCTGCACTTCGCCGCCGAGGACACCCCGCCCGACCTCAAGTCGGCGTTCGCCGAGTTACGCCAGGCCGTCGGTCTTGTCGCCGGCGATCAGGACACAGATGCGCTCACCGAGGTGTTCTGGGCCGCGCTGCACGGACTGGTCGCGCTCAGCCGGGCGGGCCGGCTGCGGCCCGGCCACGAGGCGCAACGGCTGCGGCTGCTGGTCGAACAGTTCAGCCGCGAACAGTCGTCGCGAGCAGTAGATCGATGA
- a CDS encoding HNH endonuclease signature motif containing protein translates to MFEHQMSAVVAAGTVAARIDAYARLENSACAARLAAMADMLAAAHAEDGSADRERWRFDNWSAVCAHIGAAQAITSGTASGLLMDAVALAERLPKVRALFAAGVLSYRVVHRICMRTALVKDPGALRAVDVGLAAEFASAGAMSQEQQDTAIDALVLLHDPYAVRRSESAARSHRVDVCVEGGSGTAYLNATLSATDAQAVDERADALARTVCEHDPRPLQVRRAAAMGAMGFGWDRLPCLCEREDCGAASTPAGGGVVIYVVADPEAVGAGGPAPGPESVPPGPEPEPPGPEPESAAAPGVGELAAQRRALVTAPKPVLAKPWYLHTWAELVAAYAADRGEFSPAGPGLVLGGPMLPAAVVAQLALHARIRRIAHPGEAPPEPRYRPSRALAAFVRCRDGTCRFPGCSRPVADIDHTVPYPYGPTAASNLICLCREHHLCKTFWPGWSSRQFPDGTVQWTAPDKRVHTTYPRSRLLFPRLCAPTAVVTARVPVKTTAGLRMPRREQTRAQARRRRIDDERRANTAWVEQYLRDCVPPI, encoded by the coding sequence ATGTTCGAGCATCAGATGTCTGCGGTGGTGGCGGCGGGGACCGTCGCGGCCCGCATCGACGCGTACGCGCGGCTGGAGAACTCGGCGTGTGCGGCCCGGCTGGCGGCGATGGCCGACATGCTGGCGGCGGCCCATGCCGAGGACGGTTCGGCCGACCGGGAACGGTGGCGGTTCGACAACTGGTCGGCAGTCTGTGCACACATCGGTGCGGCGCAGGCGATCACCAGCGGGACGGCGTCGGGGTTGCTGATGGACGCGGTGGCGTTGGCGGAGCGGTTGCCGAAGGTGCGGGCTCTGTTCGCGGCCGGGGTGCTGTCATACCGGGTGGTGCACCGGATCTGTATGCGCACCGCGCTGGTCAAGGATCCCGGTGCGCTGCGTGCGGTCGACGTGGGGCTGGCTGCGGAGTTCGCCTCGGCCGGTGCGATGTCGCAGGAACAGCAGGACACCGCCATCGACGCGCTGGTGCTGCTGCACGATCCGTATGCCGTGCGCCGCAGCGAATCAGCGGCGCGCAGTCATCGTGTCGACGTTTGTGTCGAGGGTGGTTCGGGCACGGCGTACCTCAATGCGACGTTGTCGGCCACCGATGCGCAGGCGGTGGACGAACGCGCGGATGCGCTGGCGCGCACGGTGTGTGAGCACGATCCGCGGCCGCTGCAGGTGCGGCGGGCCGCGGCGATGGGGGCGATGGGATTCGGGTGGGACCGGCTGCCGTGTCTGTGTGAACGCGAGGACTGTGGGGCCGCGTCCACGCCCGCCGGCGGTGGCGTGGTCATCTACGTGGTGGCTGATCCGGAGGCGGTCGGGGCCGGCGGTCCCGCACCCGGACCTGAGTCAGTGCCCCCGGGACCCGAGCCCGAGCCGCCGGGACCCGAGCCCGAGTCTGCCGCCGCTCCCGGGGTGGGTGAGCTGGCTGCGCAGCGCCGCGCCCTGGTAACCGCGCCGAAACCGGTGCTGGCCAAGCCGTGGTACCTGCACACCTGGGCGGAGTTGGTCGCGGCGTACGCCGCCGACCGCGGCGAGTTCAGCCCGGCCGGGCCGGGGCTGGTTCTGGGTGGGCCGATGCTGCCGGCGGCGGTGGTGGCCCAACTCGCACTGCACGCCCGCATCCGGCGGATCGCGCATCCCGGTGAGGCGCCCCCGGAGCCCCGCTACCGCCCGTCGAGAGCGTTGGCGGCGTTCGTCCGCTGCCGGGACGGGACGTGCCGATTCCCGGGCTGCAGCCGGCCGGTGGCCGATATCGACCACACGGTGCCCTACCCGTACGGGCCGACGGCGGCATCGAACCTGATCTGTCTGTGCCGTGAACACCACTTGTGCAAGACGTTCTGGCCGGGCTGGTCGAGTCGACAGTTCCCGGACGGGACGGTGCAGTGGACCGCGCCCGACAAACGCGTCCACACCACCTATCCGCGCAGTCGGCTGCTGTTCCCGCGCCTGTGCGCGCCGACGGCCGTCGTCACCGCGAGGGTGCCGGTGAAAACTACTGCGGGACTGCGCATGCCGCGTCGAGAGCAGACCCGCGCGCAAGCGCGGCGCCGGCGCATCGATGACGAACGCCGGGCCAACACCGCCTGGGTCGAGCAGTACCTGCGCGACTGCGTCCCGCCGATATGA